The genomic interval GCGCTCGGCCGCGCCCTGGCGCCGCTGCGCGACGAGGGCGTGCTGGTGATCGGCTCGGGCAGCTTCGTGCACAATCTGCGCCTGCTCGACCGGCGCGGCGTGGACGCGCCGGAGCCCGAATGGTCGAAACTGTTCGCGGCTTGGATGGACGACGCGCTGCGGGCGCGCGACGACGCGGCGCTGATCGACTATCGCGGCCGGGCGCCCTATGCCGTGCAGGCGCATCCGGAGGAGGAGCATCTGCTGCCGCTGTTCGTCGCCTATGGCGCGGGCGGCAAGGCGGAATGCATCCATGCCAGCGCGACCTTCGGCCCGCTGCGCATGGATGCCTATTCCTTCGCTTAAGCCGCCTGCGCCAGCGTCGCGGCGCCGGCATCGACGCCGTCCAGCGTCACCGCTACGGCGTGGACGACGCTGGCGATGCGGACCGCGGCCTGGATCGCCTCGGTGGTCGCACCGTGCTCCCGCAGGACCTTCTCATGGCTGTCGATGCACATGCCGCAGCCATTGATCGCCGACACCGCCAGCGACCACAGCTCGAAATCGGCCTTCTCGACGCCGGGCTTGGCCATCGCGTTCATCCGCAGCCTTGCCGGCATGGTCTTGTAGTCCGGCGCGGAGGCGAGATGCGTGAAGCGGTAAT from Rhizomicrobium sp. carries:
- a CDS encoding carboxymuconolactone decarboxylase family protein; this translates as MSLEHLKSRLPDYAKDLKLNLSSLAAESVLTEQQKAGTFIVSALAARNAETTAAVLAEFGPKLSPEALAAAQASAAIMAMNNIYYRFTHLASAPDYKTMPARLRMNAMAKPGVEKADFELWSLAVSAINGCGMCIDSHEKVLREHGATTEAIQAAVRIASVVHAVAVTLDGVDAGAATLAQAA